GGGTCCTCGCCGGGGCCAGGCCAGGGAGCGGCGTGGACGTGCACGGTGAGCCGCTTGTGGGTGAACGCGTGCCGAACCGTGCCAAGAAGCCGGGCTTCGGCCAGCCCGTACCGGGCGAGAAGGGCCGGCAAGGCGTCCTCGCCCTCGGCCATGGGAACCCCCCACAGCCCGCCCAGGGCTTGCCCGTCCCGCCGCTCCAGGACGTACCCAGTTTGTCCCTTGAGCGCAAGCGCCACTGCCTCCACCGCCCGTGGGCGCCTGGCCCGCGGGGCGGGGTACCGCTCCGGGGCGAGCTTCCCTGCGCAGAACGGGTTCACCGGGCAGGCCGGGCACTGGGGGGCCTTGGGCGTGCAGGCCGTGGCCCCGAGGTCCATCAGGGCCTGGTTCCATGTTCCCGCGTTCTCGGGATCGAGCAGGGCCTGGGCCATGTCCCCAAGCCACTGCCCGGTCGGCTGTTCGACCGCGAACAGGCGCGCCAGCACCCGCCGGGCGTTCCCGTCCACCGCGGCCACGGCTTCCCCGAACGCGATCGACGCCACCGCGGCCGCCGTGTACGGGCCAACCCCGGGGAGCTTTAACAGCTCTGCGTACGCCCGGGGAAGTCCCGTCCCGGCCACGGTCTGCGCCAGCCGATGGAGGTTCCGGGCCCGCCGGTAGTAGCCGGCCCCGGCCCAAACCCTGAGCACCTCCTCCTCGGGTGCTTGGGCCAATGCCTGTAGGGTGGGGAAGGCCGCGAGGAACCGGGCGTAGTAGCGGAGGGCCTGGTCCACCCGGGTCTGCTGGAGGAGGACCTCGGCGATGAGGATTCGGTACGGGTCGCGGGTGGCCCGCCACGGGAGGTCCCGCTGGTGGCGGGCGTACCAGGCGCGGAGTGCCCGGCGCATTTCGGCCACTTGGGTCAATGGGGTGGGCACAGGCCAAGCCTACCCTGCCTTGGCCACCCCCGGCCAGATGGTTGGCCGCCCCGGGAGCCCGCGCTACCATGGAGCCGAAGGAGGGGTGATGGAGGAAAGACGGAAGCTCACGATCCCGGACCTTCTCGCCATGGTGGAGCGGGGGGAGAAGATCACGTTCCTCACCGCCTACGACTACCCGACCGCCCTCCTCGAGGACCGGGCGGGGATGGACATGATCCTCGTCGGGGATTCGGGGGCGATGTGCCTGCTTGGGCACAAGACGACGCTCCCGGCCACGATGGACTTCATGGTGGCGATCACCGGTGCTGTAGCGCGGGCGGCGAGCCGGGCGTTCGTGGTGGGGGACATGCCGTACATGTCCTACCAGCCA
This portion of the Candidatus Acetothermia bacterium genome encodes:
- a CDS encoding A/G-specific adenine glycosylase; the protein is MAEMRRALRAWYARHQRDLPWRATRDPYRILIAEVLLQQTRVDQALRYYARFLAAFPTLQALAQAPEEEVLRVWAGAGYYRRARNLHRLAQTVAGTGLPRAYAELLKLPGVGPYTAAAVASIAFGEAVAAVDGNARRVLARLFAVEQPTGQWLGDMAQALLDPENAGTWNQALMDLGATACTPKAPQCPACPVNPFCAGKLAPERYPAPRARRPRAVEAVALALKGQTGYVLERRDGQALGGLWGVPMAEGEDALPALLARYGLAEARLLGTVRHAFTHKRLTVHVHAAPWPGPGEDPERRPLSRLDRKILALAEEASRGT